Proteins encoded within one genomic window of Nonomuraea gerenzanensis:
- a CDS encoding dihydrofolate reductase family protein translates to MTAERKIVAGLFISLDGVVEAPEKWHFPYLNEEMSAAVGQMHAMADILLLGRATYEAFAAVWPHQSGELADQLNTINKLVVSTTLDKAEWNNSALIKSDIVNVLAGLKRQTGRNIQLSGSISLTRTLLHAGLIDELRLLVHPIALGSGRRLFAADTGPVPLELTRSAVFSTGVVDLTYRPA, encoded by the coding sequence GTGACCGCCGAACGCAAGATCGTGGCCGGGCTGTTCATTTCGCTGGACGGTGTGGTGGAAGCACCGGAGAAGTGGCACTTCCCCTACCTGAACGAGGAGATGAGCGCCGCGGTCGGCCAGATGCACGCCATGGCGGACATCCTGCTGCTGGGACGGGCCACCTACGAGGCCTTCGCCGCGGTCTGGCCGCACCAGAGCGGCGAGCTGGCCGATCAGCTGAACACCATCAACAAACTGGTCGTCTCGACCACCCTGGACAAAGCGGAGTGGAACAACTCGGCTCTGATCAAGAGTGACATCGTCAACGTGCTGGCCGGCCTCAAACGGCAAACCGGCAGGAACATCCAGCTTTCGGGCAGCATCAGCCTGACCCGCACGCTGCTGCACGCCGGCCTCATCGACGAGTTGCGCCTGCTGGTCCATCCCATCGCGCTGGGCAGTGGGCGGCGGCTCTTCGCCGCGGACACCGGCCCGGTGCCCCTCGAGCTCACCCGATCCGCCGTGTTCAGCACCGGCGTCGTCGACCTGACCTACCGGCCGGCCTGA
- a CDS encoding DUF4287 domain-containing protein: MSFQAYLDNIEDKTGLTPRQFIALAKERGFDDPSVKAGVVVDWLKQDYELGRGHAMALVHVIKKGPKIDAEHVGSSGSHRDASDTLWLDGKHNRP, encoded by the coding sequence ATGTCGTTCCAGGCCTACCTCGACAACATCGAGGACAAGACGGGGCTGACCCCACGCCAGTTCATCGCTCTGGCGAAGGAACGCGGCTTCGACGACCCGTCCGTGAAAGCCGGAGTGGTCGTCGACTGGCTGAAACAGGACTACGAGCTCGGACGCGGACACGCGATGGCGTTGGTGCACGTCATCAAGAAGGGGCCGAAGATCGACGCCGAACACGTCGGCAGCTCGGGCTCCCACCGCGACGCGTCCGACACGCTCTGGCTGGACGGCAAGCACAACCGGCCCTGA
- a CDS encoding winged helix-turn-helix transcriptional regulator: MPGYEHTCLIRGDGGRVLRAILDRICNKWTLLVVATLDQGTVRFTDLHQQIPGISQRMLTLTLRHLERDGLVSRTVHAEVPPRVEYALTPTGKSLIPPALALAGWAIEHVPHIEASRAAHESRDGRGPRHPGQ, from the coding sequence ATGCCGGGCTACGAGCACACCTGCCTGATCCGCGGAGACGGCGGCCGCGTCCTGCGCGCCATCCTCGACCGCATCTGCAACAAGTGGACCCTGCTCGTCGTCGCCACCCTCGACCAGGGCACCGTGCGCTTCACCGATCTGCACCAGCAGATCCCCGGCATCTCCCAGCGCATGCTCACCCTGACTCTGCGCCATCTCGAACGCGACGGCCTGGTCTCCCGTACCGTCCACGCCGAAGTCCCGCCGCGCGTCGAGTACGCCCTCACCCCCACCGGCAAGAGCCTCATCCCGCCCGCGCTCGCCCTCGCCGGCTGGGCCATCGAGCACGTTCCCCACATCGAAGCCAGCCGGGCCGCCCACGAGAGCCGCGACGGGCGCGGGCCCCGGCATCCCGGGCAGTAA
- a CDS encoding DoxX family protein, producing the protein MELSYWVVAALLAVLYLFAGGKKLVQSRERLQPMMGWVDTVPMPLVRSIGVLEVLGVAGLILPPLTGVAVWLAVAAAAGLALIQVGAIVLHVSRGEVSVVWLNVVALAVAAAAVWLATVWL; encoded by the coding sequence ATGGAGTTGTCGTACTGGGTCGTGGCGGCGCTGCTGGCCGTGCTGTACCTCTTCGCCGGCGGCAAGAAGCTCGTTCAGAGCCGGGAGCGGCTGCAGCCGATGATGGGCTGGGTCGACACCGTCCCGATGCCGCTGGTGCGGTCGATCGGCGTGCTGGAGGTGCTCGGCGTGGCGGGGCTGATCCTGCCGCCGCTGACCGGGGTCGCGGTGTGGCTGGCGGTGGCCGCGGCGGCCGGTCTGGCGTTGATCCAGGTCGGGGCCATCGTGCTGCATGTGAGCCGGGGCGAGGTGTCGGTGGTGTGGCTCAACGTGGTCGCGCTGGCGGTCGCGGCGGCGGCGGTGTGGCTGGCCACCGTGTGGCTCTAG
- a CDS encoding carbonic anhydrase, translating to MTKKIIGRRTVLLAAGLVAGGALLDGGAAYGLTRTATRRPTTPDEAWAKLREGNRRWAAGASTHPHQDATRRAEVAEKQEPYAVVVSCIDSRVTPEIVFDLGVGDILAVRSAAQTIDPLVAGAIEYGPAELDTPLIVVLGHQRCGAVTAAAHALKEGTKLPGHLQRIVTDLRPAYKQARGDVDRMIRINTTNVVAELKADKLLAPRIADRKLKIVGGYYSLDTGKVTRLV from the coding sequence ATGACTAAGAAGATCATCGGCCGACGTACAGTACTGCTCGCCGCCGGGCTGGTCGCCGGAGGGGCGCTGTTAGACGGCGGGGCGGCGTACGGCCTCACCCGCACCGCCACACGCCGCCCCACCACCCCGGACGAGGCGTGGGCGAAGCTGCGTGAGGGCAACCGGCGCTGGGCCGCCGGCGCCTCCACCCACCCCCACCAGGACGCCACCCGGCGCGCGGAGGTCGCCGAGAAGCAGGAGCCGTACGCGGTGGTCGTCTCCTGCATCGACTCCCGCGTCACCCCGGAGATCGTCTTCGATCTCGGGGTCGGTGACATCCTGGCCGTACGCAGCGCCGCCCAGACCATCGACCCCCTCGTCGCCGGCGCCATCGAGTACGGCCCCGCCGAGCTGGACACCCCCCTGATCGTGGTGCTCGGCCACCAGCGCTGCGGCGCTGTCACCGCCGCCGCCCACGCTCTCAAGGAGGGCACGAAGCTCCCCGGCCACCTGCAGCGCATCGTGACCGACCTGCGGCCCGCCTACAAGCAGGCCCGCGGGGACGTGGACAGGATGATCCGCATCAACACCACCAACGTCGTGGCCGAGCTCAAGGCCGACAAACTGCTCGCCCCGCGCATCGCCGACCGTAAGCTCAAGATCGTGGGCGGGTACTACTCGCTCGACACCGGCAAGGTCACCCGGCTGGTGTGA
- a CDS encoding maleylpyruvate isomerase family mycothiol-dependent enzyme, translating into MQNILEFPKVLLIEDRSAAFRAAIASAPDLDVQVPTCPDWTLRELAQHLGDGRRRQAAIVAAGPDAEPPAKTGPKDAPTAPRDREALDAWLAESTELMLAAMREAGPDRGCWTWWGRSQAPETSGAVARHQIQEIAVHTYDAQLTQGVAQPLPTDVAVEGVDEFLTTVAATTVPWPFKPATIDLHATEGRSWRLTLDADGVRCDDLAADAEPGDLAMRGAASELVLYFYERVPLGRLETTGDTEPMEQLADWDPNA; encoded by the coding sequence GTGCAGAACATCTTGGAGTTTCCCAAGGTCCTGCTGATCGAAGACCGCTCGGCCGCGTTCCGCGCCGCGATCGCGTCCGCCCCCGACCTTGACGTCCAGGTCCCGACCTGCCCGGACTGGACGCTGCGCGAACTGGCGCAGCACCTCGGCGACGGGCGCCGCCGCCAGGCCGCCATCGTCGCGGCGGGCCCGGACGCTGAGCCCCCGGCGAAGACGGGCCCGAAGGACGCCCCGACCGCGCCCCGCGACCGCGAAGCCCTGGACGCCTGGCTCGCCGAGTCAACCGAGCTCATGCTCGCCGCGATGCGCGAGGCCGGCCCGGACCGCGGCTGCTGGACCTGGTGGGGCCGCTCGCAGGCCCCGGAGACCAGCGGAGCCGTGGCCCGGCACCAGATCCAGGAGATCGCCGTCCACACCTACGACGCCCAGCTCACCCAGGGGGTCGCACAGCCGCTGCCGACGGACGTCGCGGTCGAGGGCGTCGACGAGTTCCTGACGACCGTCGCGGCGACGACCGTCCCCTGGCCGTTCAAGCCGGCGACCATCGACCTGCACGCGACCGAGGGCCGCTCCTGGCGCCTGACCCTCGACGCCGACGGCGTCCGCTGCGACGACCTCGCCGCCGACGCGGAGCCGGGCGACCTGGCGATGCGAGGCGCAGCGAGCGAACTGGTCCTCTACTTCTACGAGCGCGTCCCGCTCGGCCGCCTGGAGACCACCGGCGACACCGAGCCGATGGAGCAGCTCGCAGACTGGGACCCGAACGCGTGA
- a CDS encoding carotenoid oxygenase family protein produces MSEAVPLHLAGNNAPVAEEVTLKPSKVVGEIPAELSGQFFRNGPNPRTGWSPHSFAGDGMIHTIALEGGRARWYRNRYVRTPLYEHPGQSRLALAFDQETGRIDYRVTTANTHLIAHAGRLFALEEGGFPYEVTPDLATIGAYTFDGALRTPMTAHPKTCPITGELLFFGYRLRPPYLTCYRASPAGEVVQRRVVDVPRATMMHDFAITRHHVIFMDLPVVFDPAQAAAGGPPWRWDDAHRARFGVLARMAGDDAPVRWFDIAPCYVWHTMNAFEDPRGDTITVTGTRVRTLWRGGAGDLEGGLPVVYRWTLDLRSGAVAEEALDDTPSEYPRVADSVLGLPHRYGYTTSFSLDAEPERSEIYAYDLIGGGRAVHRLPAGHTCGEAVFVPRAGGGENEGFLMTFAHDRAAGTSYLAVLDAADLAAPPLAEVHVPVRVPAGFHGNWIPA; encoded by the coding sequence ATGTCCGAAGCCGTGCCGCTGCACCTGGCGGGCAACAACGCACCGGTCGCCGAGGAGGTGACCCTGAAGCCGTCCAAGGTCGTCGGCGAGATCCCGGCCGAGCTGAGCGGGCAGTTCTTCCGCAACGGGCCCAACCCGCGTACCGGCTGGTCGCCGCACTCCTTCGCGGGCGACGGAATGATCCACACCATCGCGCTGGAGGGCGGCAGGGCTCGCTGGTACCGCAACCGGTACGTACGCACGCCGCTGTACGAGCACCCCGGCCAGTCCCGCCTCGCCCTCGCCTTCGACCAGGAGACCGGCCGGATCGACTACCGGGTCACCACGGCCAACACCCACCTGATCGCGCACGCGGGCCGGCTGTTCGCCCTGGAAGAGGGCGGCTTCCCGTACGAGGTGACGCCGGACCTCGCCACGATCGGGGCGTACACCTTCGACGGGGCCCTGCGGACCCCGATGACCGCGCATCCGAAGACCTGCCCGATCACCGGTGAGCTGCTGTTCTTCGGCTACCGGCTGCGCCCGCCGTACCTGACCTGCTACCGCGCCTCGCCCGCCGGCGAAGTGGTGCAGAGGAGGGTCGTGGACGTGCCGCGGGCGACGATGATGCACGACTTCGCCATCACCCGCCACCACGTGATCTTCATGGACCTGCCGGTCGTCTTCGACCCCGCCCAGGCGGCGGCGGGCGGGCCGCCGTGGCGCTGGGACGACGCGCACCGCGCCCGGTTCGGCGTGCTGGCGCGTATGGCCGGCGACGACGCGCCCGTCCGCTGGTTCGACATCGCCCCGTGCTACGTGTGGCACACCATGAACGCCTTCGAGGACCCGCGGGGCGACACGATCACCGTCACCGGCACCCGTGTCCGCACGCTGTGGCGCGGCGGCGCCGGAGACCTGGAGGGCGGGCTCCCGGTCGTGTACCGCTGGACGCTGGACCTGAGGTCCGGCGCGGTCGCCGAGGAGGCACTCGACGACACGCCCAGCGAATACCCCCGGGTGGCCGACTCGGTGCTCGGGCTGCCCCACCGTTACGGCTACACGACGAGCTTCTCCCTGGACGCCGAGCCGGAGCGGTCGGAGATCTACGCCTACGACCTCATCGGCGGCGGGCGGGCGGTGCACCGCCTCCCCGCGGGCCACACCTGCGGCGAGGCCGTCTTCGTGCCCCGGGCCGGGGGCGGCGAGAACGAGGGCTTCCTGATGACGTTCGCGCACGATCGCGCCGCCGGCACGAGTTACCTGGCCGTCCTGGACGCCGCCGACCTGGCCGCGCCCCCGCTCGCCGAGGTGCACGTACCGGTGCGTGTCCCCGCGGGCTTCCACGGCAACTGGATCCCGGCCTGA
- a CDS encoding deoxyribodipyrimidine photo-lyase, with amino-acid sequence MVLFNGDLRVHDHPALVAACAVIPLFVLDDAIPAGHRRGFPAALPGRSAGRPAGAWRRADRPARRRGGRNQATGPAGWAPTFEDTPPETGEVTCCAGRPRRSGQAEPCLAR; translated from the coding sequence GTGGTCCTGTTCAACGGGGACCTGCGCGTGCACGACCACCCGGCCCTGGTGGCCGCCTGCGCCGTGATCCCGCTGTTCGTGCTGGACGACGCCATCCCGGCCGGCCACCGCCGCGGCTTCCCTGCTGCGCTGCCTGGCCGATCCGCGGGCCGGCCGGCGGGTGCGTGGCGGAGAGCTGATCGTCCGGCACGGCGACGTGGTGGCCGAAACCAGGCGACCGGCCCCGCCGGATGGGCGCCGACCTTCGAGGACACGCCGCCGGAAACCGGTGAGGTCACCTGTTGTGCAGGTAGACCGCGCCGGTCAGGCCAGGCTGAGCCTTGCCTGGCCCGATGA
- a CDS encoding SDR family oxidoreductase yields MSLCLVTGATGYIGGRLVPELLAAGHEVRCMVRSAGRLRDLPWAARTQVAEADATDAGATRRALDGVEVAYYLIHAMGASGRFAERDRLAARTFAAAAAEAGVRRIVYLGGLTADERLSPHLRSRAEVGEIFLEGAVPAVVLRAAVIIGSGSASFEMLRHLTERLPVMTTPRWVRSRTQPIAVRDVLRYLLAWAEVSGTVNRGFDLGGPDVLTYADMMHAYAAVAGLPPRLIIPVPLLSPRLSSLWVGLVTPVPASIARPLVESLRNEAVCGEHDIARYVPDPEGGLTGFRRAVALALMKIKEADVATRWSSASTPGAPSDPLPTDPGWAGGSLYVDERSLAVPASAEALWQVIEGIGGDNGWYSLPVAWKLRGLADRLVGGVGLRRGRRDPDRLRVGDSIDFWRVEDVVPGELLRLRAEMRLPGLAWLELGVARDGDRTTYTQRAIFHPRGLLGHLYWRGISPFHGLIFGRMPVNVAAAARRREQILS; encoded by the coding sequence ATGTCATTGTGCCTGGTCACCGGCGCGACCGGTTACATCGGCGGGCGGTTGGTGCCCGAGTTGCTCGCCGCCGGCCACGAGGTGCGGTGCATGGTGCGCTCGGCCGGGAGGCTGCGTGACCTGCCGTGGGCGGCGCGTACGCAGGTGGCCGAGGCCGACGCCACGGACGCCGGGGCGACGCGCCGGGCATTGGACGGGGTCGAGGTCGCGTACTACCTGATCCACGCGATGGGCGCGAGCGGCCGGTTCGCCGAGCGGGACCGCCTGGCGGCGCGCACGTTCGCGGCGGCGGCGGCCGAGGCGGGCGTGCGGCGGATCGTCTACCTGGGCGGCCTGACCGCTGATGAGCGGCTCTCGCCGCACCTGAGGTCGCGGGCGGAGGTGGGGGAGATCTTCCTGGAGGGGGCCGTGCCCGCGGTGGTGCTGCGCGCCGCGGTGATCATCGGTTCCGGGTCGGCCTCGTTCGAGATGCTGCGCCACCTGACCGAGCGGTTGCCGGTGATGACGACGCCGCGCTGGGTGCGCAGCCGTACCCAGCCGATCGCGGTGCGGGACGTGCTGCGCTACCTCCTCGCGTGGGCGGAGGTGTCGGGGACGGTCAACCGGGGTTTCGACCTCGGCGGGCCCGACGTGCTGACCTACGCCGACATGATGCACGCTTACGCGGCCGTGGCCGGCCTGCCGCCCCGGCTGATCATTCCGGTGCCGCTGCTCAGCCCCCGGCTCTCCAGCCTGTGGGTGGGGCTGGTCACGCCGGTCCCGGCGAGCATCGCGCGTCCGCTGGTGGAGTCGCTGCGCAACGAGGCCGTGTGCGGCGAGCACGACATCGCCCGCTACGTGCCCGATCCCGAGGGCGGGCTGACCGGCTTCCGGCGGGCGGTGGCGCTGGCGCTGATGAAGATCAAGGAGGCGGACGTGGCCACCCGCTGGTCCTCGGCGTCCACGCCGGGCGCGCCGAGCGATCCGCTGCCCACCGATCCCGGCTGGGCGGGCGGCAGCCTGTACGTCGACGAGCGCAGCCTGGCCGTACCGGCGAGCGCGGAGGCGCTGTGGCAGGTGATCGAGGGCATCGGCGGCGACAACGGCTGGTACTCCCTGCCGGTCGCCTGGAAGCTGCGGGGGCTGGCCGACCGGCTCGTCGGCGGCGTGGGCCTGCGGCGCGGCCGGCGGGACCCCGACCGGCTGCGGGTGGGCGACTCGATCGACTTCTGGCGGGTGGAGGACGTGGTCCCCGGCGAGCTGCTGCGGCTGCGCGCCGAGATGCGGCTGCCCGGTCTGGCCTGGCTGGAGCTGGGCGTCGCGCGCGACGGCGACCGGACGACCTACACGCAGCGGGCGATCTTCCATCCGCGCGGCCTGCTCGGTCACCTGTACTGGCGGGGCATCTCGCCGTTCCACGGTCTGATCTTCGGGCGGATGCCGGTCAACGTGGCGGCGGCGGCCCGGCGGCGAGAGCAGATCTTGTCCTGA
- a CDS encoding carotenoid biosynthesis protein — MQQTRSGQDRRAALRPARVLGVVFLVAMIGCQVASGLDARPERFTTVIVALLAACAVAFAAAVWGAGGAVAAFGAAVLIGYTAELVGVSTGFPFGEYRYSGVLWPQVGGVPVVVALAWGGMGLAAYAVAAAIAPAGWARTCVGAGALTAWDLFLDPQMVRLGLWTWAQDGFYRGIPLSNFAGWLLVSALVMLAVGGICGAARAGRGLLVLYTVMAVMETVAFAAVFDPPDALVAVAGGITMGAFAAPAWRRSWQR, encoded by the coding sequence GTGCAACAGACGCGGAGCGGACAGGACAGACGCGCGGCCCTGCGGCCTGCCCGCGTGCTGGGCGTGGTGTTCCTGGTGGCCATGATCGGCTGCCAGGTGGCGTCGGGGCTCGACGCGCGGCCGGAGCGGTTCACGACGGTGATCGTGGCCCTGCTGGCGGCGTGCGCGGTGGCGTTCGCCGCGGCCGTGTGGGGCGCGGGCGGAGCGGTGGCCGCGTTCGGCGCGGCGGTGCTGATCGGGTACACGGCCGAGCTGGTCGGGGTGTCGACCGGGTTCCCGTTCGGCGAGTACCGCTACAGCGGCGTGCTGTGGCCGCAGGTGGGCGGCGTTCCGGTGGTGGTGGCGCTGGCCTGGGGCGGGATGGGGCTGGCGGCGTACGCGGTGGCGGCCGCCATCGCACCGGCCGGTTGGGCACGGACGTGCGTGGGCGCGGGCGCGCTGACGGCGTGGGATCTGTTCCTCGACCCGCAGATGGTCCGCCTCGGGCTGTGGACGTGGGCGCAGGACGGCTTCTACCGCGGCATCCCGCTGAGCAACTTCGCCGGCTGGCTGCTGGTGTCGGCCCTGGTCATGCTGGCCGTCGGAGGCATCTGCGGCGCGGCGAGGGCAGGGCGGGGGCTGCTGGTGCTGTACACGGTCATGGCGGTGATGGAGACGGTCGCCTTCGCGGCGGTGTTCGACCCGCCCGACGCGCTGGTGGCGGTGGCCGGAGGGATCACGATGGGCGCGTTCGCCGCGCCGGCCTGGAGGCGGTCATGGCAGAGGTGA
- a CDS encoding phytoene desaturase family protein: MAEVTVVGGGVGGMVCALLLARQGHDVRLYEQSPRLGGKLAEHRRDGFTFSLGPSLLTMPELFRELGLGRELIEPELLCRYRFADGSVLDARRDPHRMAAAVDLLAPGEGRAWRAFHRWAQGCLEAASRTVFAGPLIRPPHEARLPDLLAVAPAHTLDGLARRYFTDTRLRQYVGRYATYAGSSPYRAPAALGCVPALEHGQGVWYVPGGLARLADDLALLLKAANVQVLLSEPVAAVEADGSRVTGVRLAGGERVRADVVVANTDAAALYGRLLPDRRRLRRIARLGRSSSALLILAGVEGRTPGLPHHSVLFSSDYEREFGDIFDRGSPPLDPTVYLGCSAVDDPSQAPEGAENWTMLVNVPARDPGRWPIGVAAYRDLVLERLAERGHDLAGRLRFADVFTPADLRDRYGAWGGAIYGSAYRGRLSSFRRPGNRGPRKGLYLVGGSAQPGGGLPMVTLGARIVAGLVAQDLRGNGR, from the coding sequence ATGGCAGAGGTGACGGTGGTCGGCGGCGGCGTGGGCGGCATGGTGTGCGCGCTGCTGCTCGCCAGGCAGGGGCACGACGTGCGGCTGTACGAGCAGTCGCCGCGGCTCGGCGGCAAGCTGGCCGAGCATCGCCGGGACGGGTTCACCTTCTCCCTGGGGCCGTCGCTGCTCACCATGCCCGAGCTGTTCCGCGAGCTCGGCCTGGGACGCGAACTGATCGAGCCGGAGCTGCTGTGCCGCTACCGGTTCGCCGACGGCAGCGTGCTGGACGCCCGGCGCGATCCGCACCGGATGGCCGCCGCGGTGGATCTGCTCGCCCCCGGCGAGGGACGGGCCTGGCGCGCCTTCCACCGCTGGGCCCAGGGCTGCCTGGAGGCGGCGAGCCGGACGGTGTTCGCCGGGCCGCTGATCCGGCCGCCGCACGAAGCCCGGCTGCCGGACCTGCTGGCCGTGGCCCCCGCACACACCCTGGACGGGCTGGCCCGCCGCTACTTCACGGACACCCGGCTGCGGCAGTACGTCGGCCGCTATGCCACCTACGCCGGGTCGAGCCCCTACCGGGCACCCGCCGCGCTCGGCTGCGTCCCGGCGCTGGAGCACGGGCAGGGCGTCTGGTACGTGCCCGGCGGCCTGGCCCGGCTCGCTGACGACCTGGCGCTGCTGCTGAAGGCCGCGAACGTCCAGGTGCTGCTGTCCGAGCCGGTCGCCGCCGTCGAGGCCGACGGCTCCCGGGTGACGGGGGTGCGGCTGGCCGGTGGCGAACGCGTGCGGGCCGACGTGGTGGTGGCCAACACCGACGCCGCCGCCCTGTACGGCCGCCTGCTGCCCGACCGCCGCCGGCTGCGCCGCATCGCCAGGCTCGGCCGTTCGTCGTCGGCGCTGCTGATCCTGGCCGGGGTCGAGGGGCGCACACCCGGGCTGCCGCATCACTCGGTGCTGTTCTCGTCCGACTACGAACGGGAGTTCGGCGACATCTTCGACCGCGGGAGCCCGCCGCTCGACCCCACCGTCTACCTCGGCTGCTCGGCGGTCGACGACCCCTCCCAGGCTCCGGAGGGGGCGGAGAACTGGACGATGCTCGTCAACGTGCCCGCTCGCGATCCGGGGCGCTGGCCGATCGGGGTGGCGGCGTACCGGGACCTGGTGCTGGAGCGGCTGGCCGAGCGCGGCCACGACCTGGCGGGCCGGTTGCGCTTCGCCGACGTCTTCACGCCCGCCGACCTGCGCGACCGGTACGGCGCCTGGGGCGGAGCCATCTACGGCAGCGCCTACCGGGGGCGGCTGTCGTCCTTCCGGCGCCCGGGCAACCGCGGCCCGCGCAAGGGGCTGTACCTGGTCGGCGGGTCGGCGCAGCCAGGGGGCGGGCTGCCCATGGTGACGCTGGGCGCGCGCATCGTGGCCGGGCTGGTCGCCCAGGACCTGCGAGGGAACGGGCGATGA
- a CDS encoding glycosyltransferase, whose amino-acid sequence MRLLTGAQVVAAAVVAARLARGRRRLPPLRPTPHAGVTISVVIPARDEAARIRPCLRAALASPAVTEVIVVDDGSRDGTAEVAASLGATVVTAEPLPGGWVGKQWALRQGVAAAGGEVVVTLDADTRPAPGLFGALAGALERYDLVSAGPRFVCDGVLEQALHASMLATLVYRFGPVGPASPPPPHRVVANGQCLAFRRAELAGVDGFALVRDRMTDDVALARALAGRGWQVGFLDAGALLEVDMHDSVGELWREWGRSLPLSDVTGRGWQAADLAVIWLTGALPVLRLAAGRPTGLDVALLVARSLLTGALRGSYRGAGAGVLLSPLLDPASAFRLTQATLRPVRTWRGRTYPATDGTRPDPGGEAGDVSCGARPVPPGRNATR is encoded by the coding sequence ATGAGGCTGCTCACGGGCGCGCAAGTCGTCGCGGCCGCTGTCGTGGCCGCCAGGCTGGCGCGCGGACGGCGGCGGCTGCCGCCGCTGCGGCCCACTCCGCACGCCGGCGTGACGATCTCCGTGGTGATCCCGGCTCGCGACGAGGCGGCCAGGATCCGGCCGTGCCTGCGCGCCGCGCTGGCGTCCCCCGCCGTCACCGAGGTGATCGTGGTCGACGACGGCTCCCGCGACGGGACGGCCGAGGTGGCCGCTTCGCTGGGGGCCACGGTCGTCACCGCCGAGCCGCTGCCCGGCGGCTGGGTGGGCAAGCAGTGGGCGCTGCGTCAGGGGGTGGCCGCGGCCGGCGGCGAGGTGGTGGTCACGCTGGACGCCGACACCCGCCCCGCGCCGGGGCTGTTCGGGGCGCTCGCGGGCGCCCTGGAGCGCTACGACCTGGTGAGCGCGGGCCCCCGGTTCGTCTGTGACGGCGTGCTGGAGCAGGCCCTGCACGCCTCCATGCTGGCGACGCTGGTCTACCGGTTCGGGCCGGTCGGCCCCGCGAGCCCGCCGCCGCCGCACCGCGTCGTCGCCAACGGTCAGTGCCTGGCCTTCCGCCGTGCCGAGCTGGCCGGTGTGGACGGGTTCGCGCTGGTCCGGGATCGCATGACCGACGACGTGGCGCTGGCCCGGGCCCTGGCCGGGCGGGGGTGGCAGGTCGGTTTTCTGGACGCGGGCGCTCTGCTGGAGGTCGACATGCACGACTCGGTGGGCGAGCTGTGGCGGGAGTGGGGGCGTTCGCTGCCGCTGAGCGACGTGACGGGACGCGGATGGCAGGCGGCCGACCTGGCCGTCATCTGGCTCACCGGGGCGCTGCCCGTGCTGCGGCTGGCGGCCGGCCGGCCCACCGGGCTGGACGTGGCGCTGCTGGTGGCGCGGTCGCTGCTCACGGGTGCGCTGCGCGGCAGCTACCGCGGGGCGGGCGCGGGGGTGCTGTTGTCGCCGCTGCTCGACCCGGCGTCGGCGTTCCGGCTGACCCAGGCCACGCTGCGGCCGGTACGGACCTGGCGCGGCCGCACCTACCCGGCCACCGACGGCACCCGTCCGGACCCGGGCGGGGAAGCGGGGGACGTCAGCTGCGGCGCGCGGCCAGTGCCGCCTGGCCGAAACGCAACCCGATGA
- a CDS encoding glycerol-3-phosphate acyltransferase codes for MVDVLVAVISGYLLGSVPVAVLVARAYGVDPRKVGDRNPGYWNVREQLGRRAAVPVFAGDTAKGALAALLGLLVSGAHTTALGVVTGASVAPVYLAVAAAMAGHAWPVFAGFRGGRSILTFAGGIAVICPPAFVLAITALVVAALAVRSFAVGARLAVFGVPVLQLLFAPVELVAATGGLMCLIGLRFGQAALAARRS; via the coding sequence ATGGTTGACGTGCTGGTGGCGGTCATCTCCGGTTACCTGCTCGGCTCGGTGCCGGTCGCGGTGCTGGTGGCGCGCGCGTACGGTGTCGATCCGCGCAAGGTCGGCGACCGCAACCCGGGGTACTGGAACGTCAGGGAACAGCTCGGCCGGCGGGCGGCCGTGCCGGTGTTCGCCGGCGACACGGCGAAGGGCGCGCTGGCGGCGCTGCTGGGGCTGCTCGTCAGCGGCGCCCACACCACCGCCCTGGGCGTGGTGACGGGGGCGAGCGTGGCGCCGGTGTATCTGGCGGTGGCGGCGGCGATGGCGGGGCACGCGTGGCCGGTCTTCGCCGGTTTCCGTGGCGGCCGGTCCATCCTGACGTTCGCGGGCGGGATCGCGGTCATCTGCCCGCCGGCGTTCGTGCTGGCGATCACCGCCCTGGTGGTGGCGGCGCTGGCGGTGCGGTCGTTCGCGGTGGGGGCGCGCCTGGCGGTGTTCGGCGTGCCGGTGCTGCAGCTGCTGTTCGCGCCCGTGGAGCTGGTGGCGGCGACCGGGGGGCTGATGTGCCTCATCGGGTTGCGTTTCGGCCAGGCGGCACTGGCCGCGCGCCGCAGCTGA